The window ATTCTGACATAAAGAAGAATACTTACGTTGATTTGAGAAGATATATCGCAAAATAAATTCGAGGAATTTACTTGATTGAATTAATAATTGTTTGAATTTATTTTGAAATCATCGGAATCATTCAGAAAGAAAATTAAAAAAGAATCCATGAAAAGAATCTTGACGTTGTTGATGCTGCTGACGGGACTGAGCAGTTACGCTCAGCAGGACATCCTGGTAAGTCAGTACATGTTTAATCATTTGCTGCTGAACCCGGCGTATGCGGGGAGCAAGGATTACATGATGGCGAGTTTGTTGTACCGCAAACAGTGGGTCGACTTTAAAGGAGCGCCGGAGACACAGGTCGCTTCGGTGCATGGTCCATTGGGTCTGACGCATTTTGGCTGGGGCGTATTGCTGAGCCACGACAAAATCGCGGTGACGGATCGTACGGATGCATATCTGAACGCTGCATATCATCTGCCTGTAGGCAAGAAGATGAAACTGTCGGTAGGTCTTCGCGCTGGCGGTGGTTACTACAGCTATAAGAACAGTGATTTAAAATACTGGGACACGGGCGATCCTGCTTTTGCGGGCGACCAGGTGTCGAAGTTCCTGCCCAATGTAGGAGCGGGAGCGTATTTGTATACGGATAAATTTTACGCCGGACTGTCGGTACCGACGATCATCAGTTACGATCCGAGCAAAAGCCTGAGTGTGGATGTAGCCAGTGGAGAAGTAGTGCCTCATCAGGTGCGTCACTATTTTGGAACAGTAGGTGTGGTGCTTCCGGTGCATCCGGATGTGGTGCTCAAACCAAGTGTGCTTGTAAAATATGTACAGAACGCACCGGTAGAAGCGGACTTCAATTTGAATGTACTATTGGCCAATACAATCTGGATCGGCGGAAGCTACCGTACGGGCGACAGCTTTGTGGCGCTGCTGGAACTTCAGCTGAGCCGTAAACTTCGTTTGGGCTATAGCTATGACTTCACGTTTACGGATATAAAAGATTACAGCTCGGGCTCTCATGAGATTATGCTGGGCTATGATTTTGGATACGATATTATGAAGATCAAGACACCGAGATATTTTTAATTGGAGATTTTGGATTGTTGATTTTAGATTGTTGATTTTAGATTGAATTAGTGGTCGAAGAATTTTTTATCAATAACTAAATAACCCAATAACCCAATAACTCAATAACCCAATAACCCAATAACTCAATAACCCAATAACTCAATAACCGAATAACTCAATAACCGAATAACCCATTAACTCAATAACCAACCCGGAGACCGAAAAAGGGGAGCCGGAACTCACATAGATCATGACAAAAACTTTTTCCAGGATAGCAGCGGGCACGGCAGTAGTACTGATGCTGGGCAGCTGCGCAAGTTACCACATGCGTCAGGGTAACCGTATGTATTCGGATCTGGCCTATAGCAGTGCGATTGAAGAATACCAAAAGGCCCTGGGGAAGAAAAATTTTCCGGAAGGACAGATCAAACTGGCCGAATGCTATCGGTTGACCAACAATCTTGGCAAAGCGGAAGAGGCGTATGGCAAGGTGATGCAGCTCAAAGAAGTGCAGCCGGTTCACCGTTTGCGTTATGCGCAGCTGCTTATGCGGAGCGGCAAATACGAACAGGCGAAAAATTATTTTGATCAGTATCTTGGCAGCCAGCCGACGGACGAAGGAGCACGCAAACTACGCAACAGCTGCGACAGTATTACACGGTGGCAGACCGACAGCGCCCGCTACACACTTGAAAAGAGCGGAGTCAATACGGGTCAGAGTAACTTCAGTCCGGTGTGGTATAAAGACGGAATCGTTTTTGTGAGCGACCGCACACCGGGCAAAGGCAGTACGAAAACCTACGAGTGGACAGGCCGTCCGTTTTTGGATTTGTATTATTCCAAAAGCGATGGCAAAGGAGGCTATGGCAGTCCGGAACTGATGCGAGGAGAACTCAATGGAATCTACCACGAAGGTCCTGCAAGCTTCAGCAGCAAAGGCGATACGGTATACTTCACACGGAATACGTATGTAAAGAAGAAAGTAAAGAAATCGGATGATGATGTGGTGATCTTAAAGATCTGCCAGGGCATCAAGAAAGACAGTACCTTCAGAGAGATCACGGACTTTGCCTACAACAGCATTGATTACAGTACGGGTCACCCGAGCTTAAGCAAAGACGGCAACATGCTTTATTTTGTGAGCGACATGCCGGGCGGTCAGGGCGGAACGGATGTTTACCAGTGTAAGAAAGTGAACGGACAGTGGAGCAAACCGGAAAACCTGGGCTCTGCGATCAACAGTCCGTACAACGAACTGTTCCCGATGATCTGGCAGGATTCGGTACTGTACTTCAGTTCGGAAGGCCATTACGGCATGGGCGGACTGGATGTGTTCAGCAGTACCAGAGAAGGTGGCAGCTGGAGCCGTCCACAGAACATGGGCTATCCGCTGAACACGAGCTACGATGATTTTGGCATCGCGCTGAACGACAGCGGAACGGCAGGACTGGTATCGAGTAACCGGAATACACAGAATACGACCCAGGATAATATCTACTCCTTCGCGGTGAATGATCTTCGCTTCAGTCTGGAAGGAATCGCAGTTGAGAAATCGACACAGGAACCGCTGTCGGGAGTAGTGGTGGAACTGACCAACAAGAAGAGTGGCAAAAAGGAAAGCGTAACCACGGGACCTGACGGAAAGTTTTTCTTTAAACTGAACCCGGAAACGGATTATGTGGTGGTGGGCAGCAGAGACAGTTACTTTACCAATACGGAACCGGTCAGTACGGTAGGGAAGAAGCGGAGCGAGAATATGTTTGTGAAGCTGAAGCTGGAGATGGAACAGATTGTGGTGAACAAACCGATCGTGCTGGAGAACATCTATTACGATCTTGACAAATACAACATTCGTCCGGATGCGGCTGAAGGGTTGGATAAGCTGGTAGGCATCATGAAAGACAATCCGGAGATCTCGATCGAGCTGAGTTCACATACAGACTCCAGAGCGGAAGACAAATACAACATGACTTTGTCACAGAAGCGTGCAGAATCAGCGGTGAGTTACCTGGTGAGTCACGGCATCGCCGCAGAGCGAATGATGGCCAAAGGTTATGGAGAATCCCGCCTGGTGAATGGCTGCAGCAACGGAGTGGAATGTACCGAAGAACAACATCAGGCCAACCGCAGAACAGAGTTCAAGGTGACCAGGATGGAAAAGAAGGCACAGGAATAAAAAGATAATTTACGATTTGAAACCGGGGAACTCAACAGGAGTTTCCCGGTTTTTTTTTGAATCAAATTTCAAATCACGATGAAAATATATTCATAATGAAAAAGTAATTCAGACTTTTCGATGATAGAAATTTTGGAATTCAGCTCTTATAAAAGCTGACGATAATCTGATGTTAAAACTCTCATTTTCTGTTAATAAAAGTGTTCATAAGGAAGACATGTATAGAGTGATTTAATAGACTGTGAAATACGAACTTGCAACGTTGAAGTAAGCTTGTTTGAAAAGCGTTTAAACAGGCACGTGTTATTTTACATTACTCTATCCCTCCTAATGAAACAATTATTCCATATGCCGGCAAAAAGAAAATCAGGTACAGGTAAATTCTCCATATCATCCTTTGTTTTGTTGATTTTGTTTTTTGTTTCTACATCTCAGAAAACATTCGCAACACATTCATCCGGAGCGGATTTGACATACACTTGGGTGAGTGGTAATACATATACCGTTACTGTATCCTTTTACAGGGATTGCGCCGGTGTTGCGGCTCCGGGAACTGTGACGCTGAACGCGAAATCAATATCGTGTAGTAAAAACCAGAATTTCACTTTGAATCTGGTTCCGGGTACCGGACAGGAAATTACTTTTCCATGCAGAACAGTAGTGACAAAGTGTACAGATATAAATTCCCCTTATGCAGGTTATCAGCAATATGTTTACAAGAACAATGTC of the Bacteroidota bacterium genome contains:
- a CDS encoding type IX secretion system membrane protein PorP/SprF, which codes for MKRILTLLMLLTGLSSYAQQDILVSQYMFNHLLLNPAYAGSKDYMMASLLYRKQWVDFKGAPETQVASVHGPLGLTHFGWGVLLSHDKIAVTDRTDAYLNAAYHLPVGKKMKLSVGLRAGGGYYSYKNSDLKYWDTGDPAFAGDQVSKFLPNVGAGAYLYTDKFYAGLSVPTIISYDPSKSLSVDVASGEVVPHQVRHYFGTVGVVLPVHPDVVLKPSVLVKYVQNAPVEADFNLNVLLANTIWIGGSYRTGDSFVALLELQLSRKLRLGYSYDFTFTDIKDYSSGSHEIMLGYDFGYDIMKIKTPRYF
- a CDS encoding OmpA family protein, with amino-acid sequence MTKTFSRIAAGTAVVLMLGSCASYHMRQGNRMYSDLAYSSAIEEYQKALGKKNFPEGQIKLAECYRLTNNLGKAEEAYGKVMQLKEVQPVHRLRYAQLLMRSGKYEQAKNYFDQYLGSQPTDEGARKLRNSCDSITRWQTDSARYTLEKSGVNTGQSNFSPVWYKDGIVFVSDRTPGKGSTKTYEWTGRPFLDLYYSKSDGKGGYGSPELMRGELNGIYHEGPASFSSKGDTVYFTRNTYVKKKVKKSDDDVVILKICQGIKKDSTFREITDFAYNSIDYSTGHPSLSKDGNMLYFVSDMPGGQGGTDVYQCKKVNGQWSKPENLGSAINSPYNELFPMIWQDSVLYFSSEGHYGMGGLDVFSSTREGGSWSRPQNMGYPLNTSYDDFGIALNDSGTAGLVSSNRNTQNTTQDNIYSFAVNDLRFSLEGIAVEKSTQEPLSGVVVELTNKKSGKKESVTTGPDGKFFFKLNPETDYVVVGSRDSYFTNTEPVSTVGKKRSENMFVKLKLEMEQIVVNKPIVLENIYYDLDKYNIRPDAAEGLDKLVGIMKDNPEISIELSSHTDSRAEDKYNMTLSQKRAESAVSYLVSHGIAAERMMAKGYGESRLVNGCSNGVECTEEQHQANRRTEFKVTRMEKKAQE